A stretch of DNA from Cellulomonas xiejunii:
TGCTCGACCAGGAACTGCTCGAACTCGTCGCCGGTGACGAACGCGTCGACCCAGCCGTTGGCCTCCAGGGTCTCCTGCCAGGCGTCGGTCGCGTGCATCTGCTCGAGCAGCGCGATGTGGGCGTCGCGGACCTCGTCGGGGATGCCGGGCGGTGCCAGCACCCCGCGCCAGTTGGTGAAGACGAGGTCGATGCCGGACTCCACGAGCGTGGGGGCGTCGACGCCCGCGAGCCGCTCCTCGCCCGAGACGGCGAGCACGCGCAGCGACCCGTCGGCGATCTGCCCCTCGAACTCCGCCAGGCCCGAGGTGCCGACGTCGATCTTGCTCCCCAGCAGCGCCGTGGTCAGAGGACCGCCGCCGTCGTAGGAGATGTAGTTGACCTGCGTCGGGTCCACCCCGACGGCCGCAGCAAGCTGCATGGGGAACAGGTGGTCAGGCCCGCCAGGGCTGGACCCACCGCCGACCCGCACGCTGCCGGGGTCCGCGAGCCACGCCGTGACCAGGTCCTCGACCGTCTCGAACGGCGAGTCGGCCGGGACCAGCAGCCCCTCCTGCTCCTCGACGAGCTGCGCGATGGGCGTCGCGCCGCTGACGCGCGCGTCGGACCCGTTGGTGTACGTCGCGCCCACCACGCCCAGGCCCATCGTCATGAGCAGGTCCTGCGCGCCGCGCTCGTTGACGAGCCGCTGCATCGCGACCGTCCCGCTCGCACCGGTCACGTTGCTGACCTCGAACCGGCCCGTCAGGTCGGCGGTCTCCATGACGCGCGTCGCGGCGCGGCCCGTCTGGTCGTACCCGCCGCCGGGCGCGTTGGGGATCATCATCCGCAGCCGGCGGTTCTCGCCGCCGTCGTCACCGCGCGTGACGCCGCAGCCGGCGAGCACCAGCACCGCGACCATGACCGCCGCGAGCACCGCCACCCCGCGCCCGACCGGCCCCGGCCGGTCCGTGACGACCCCCATGCAGAACACCCCCTCGTGCCTGGGTCGATCCTCATCCCTGCGGGGCGGACCGGCACGTCGAGGAGGCGGGCTCCGCCTCAGCCGTCGAGTCGCGGCACCGTGAACGTCCACCCGTCCGCCCGCAGGCGCGGGATCACGCGCCGGACGGCCTCGACCGTCGCACTGCGGTCGCCGCCGCCGTCGTGCAGCAGGACGACGCCACCGGGCTCGATGCCACCGAGCCGCTCGACGAGCACGTCGGCGGGCGGCGCCGGGTCCCAGTCCTCGACGGCGAGCTGCCAGTCGAGCGTGCGCATGCCCAGCTCGGCGGCGACGACGATCGCGTGCCCGTAGTGCCCGAACGGCGCGCGGAAGAACGGGACGGGCGCGTCGGGGACGACCGCGTGGATCGCGTCGAGCGTGCGCTGCAGGTCGGCGCGGACGGCGTCGGGCGGCAGCTCGCCGAGGTCGTCGTGGCGCCACGAGTGGTTGGCCAGCACGTGCCCGTCGTCGACGATGCGCCGCACGAGGTCCGGGTGCGCCTGCACCTGCACGCCGACCAGGCAGAACACCGCCGGCACCTGCTCGCGCGCGAGCAGGTCGAGCAGGTCGACCGTGTCCGGCGGGTTGGGACCGTCGTCGAAGGTGAGCGCCACGGTCGGCGCCACGGGGTCGGTGGGGGCGTACCGGATGACGTCGCCGAGGCCGGGAGAGTCCACGGCTTCATCCTTCCCCACCGCGCGACCCCGCAGTGCCCGCCGACGCGGGTGTCCGGCAGGTGGGCACGCGCGCCCGCGACCCCGGGCGCAGGGACGTCATGCATGCCATCAGCGACG
This window harbors:
- a CDS encoding Bug family tripartite tricarboxylate transporter substrate binding protein, with translation MGVVTDRPGPVGRGVAVLAAVMVAVLVLAGCGVTRGDDGGENRRLRMMIPNAPGGGYDQTGRAATRVMETADLTGRFEVSNVTGASGTVAMQRLVNERGAQDLLMTMGLGVVGATYTNGSDARVSGATPIAQLVEEQEGLLVPADSPFETVEDLVTAWLADPGSVRVGGGSSPGGPDHLFPMQLAAAVGVDPTQVNYISYDGGGPLTTALLGSKIDVGTSGLAEFEGQIADGSLRVLAVSGEERLAGVDAPTLVESGIDLVFTNWRGVLAPPGIPDEVRDAHIALLEQMHATDAWQETLEANGWVDAFVTGDEFEQFLVEQDERVATTLDDLGLL
- a CDS encoding polysaccharide deacetylase family protein; translated protein: MDSPGLGDVIRYAPTDPVAPTVALTFDDGPNPPDTVDLLDLLAREQVPAVFCLVGVQVQAHPDLVRRIVDDGHVLANHSWRHDDLGELPPDAVRADLQRTLDAIHAVVPDAPVPFFRAPFGHYGHAIVVAAELGMRTLDWQLAVEDWDPAPPADVLVERLGGIEPGGVVLLHDGGGDRSATVEAVRRVIPRLRADGWTFTVPRLDG